Proteins encoded within one genomic window of Amorphoplanes friuliensis DSM 7358:
- a CDS encoding LacI family DNA-binding transcriptional regulator: MPKVTIATVADRAGVSRQTVSNVLNTPEVVREETRERVREAITALGYRVSQAARQMRTGRSRLIAVRIEPARDGINGSVLDRFLHGLTDAAAPAGYRVMLYTATDDDGEIATYEDLLTAYDLDAFVLTSTHHGDVRTSWLAERQVPFVTFGRPWGAPDTHSWVDVDNAAGTEAATRHLLGSGHRRIGFLGWPAGSGVGDARRDGWATALSSAGLPSAGLDRAVADGIDPGADAARDLLPSVDALVCASDSLALGALRAARELDHRCAVIGFDDTAVAQAVGLTSVSQPLTEAAARCIDLLAGVLDRSAETRQLLLQPSLVLRQTAP; this comes from the coding sequence TTGCCAAAGGTCACGATCGCCACCGTTGCCGACCGTGCCGGGGTCTCCCGGCAGACGGTCTCCAACGTGCTGAACACCCCCGAGGTGGTGCGCGAGGAGACCCGCGAGCGGGTGCGCGAGGCGATCACGGCGCTCGGCTACCGGGTCAGCCAGGCGGCCCGGCAGATGCGGACCGGCCGGTCGCGGCTGATCGCCGTGCGGATCGAACCGGCCCGCGACGGCATCAACGGCTCGGTGCTGGACCGGTTCCTGCACGGGCTCACCGACGCGGCCGCGCCGGCGGGCTACCGGGTGATGCTCTACACCGCGACCGACGACGACGGCGAGATCGCGACCTACGAGGACCTGCTCACCGCGTACGACCTGGACGCGTTTGTGCTGACCAGCACCCACCACGGCGATGTGCGGACGTCCTGGCTGGCCGAGCGTCAGGTGCCGTTCGTGACCTTCGGCCGGCCCTGGGGTGCACCCGACACCCACTCCTGGGTGGACGTCGACAACGCCGCCGGCACCGAGGCGGCCACCCGGCACCTGCTCGGCTCGGGGCACCGGCGGATCGGATTTCTGGGCTGGCCCGCCGGTTCCGGTGTCGGTGACGCCCGGCGCGACGGCTGGGCCACCGCACTGAGCTCGGCGGGCCTGCCCAGCGCCGGGCTCGACCGGGCGGTCGCCGACGGCATCGACCCGGGCGCCGACGCCGCCCGCGACCTGCTGCCGTCCGTGGACGCCCTGGTCTGCGCCTCCGACTCCCTCGCGCTCGGTGCCCTGCGCGCCGCCCGCGAGCTCGATCACCGGTGCGCGGTGATCGGTTTCGACGACACCGCCGTCGCCCAGGCGGTCGGCCTCACCAGTGTCAGCCAGCCCCTCACCGAAGCAGCCGCGCGCTGCATCGACCTGCTCGCGGGTGTCCTCGACCGCTCGGCCGAGACCCGGCAACTCCTGCTCCAGCCCTCCCTCGTCCTGCGCCAGACAGCACCCTAG
- a CDS encoding sugar ABC transporter substrate-binding protein, with protein MRRSRLVTAVAAALLLTTTACGSGFDDNGGSTTQQSSGPADLKIMIASSGDAETKAVNDATAKWAAASGNKATVTPAQDIVQQLGQALAGSTPPDVFYVDAARFADYASVGALEPYADKISNVDDFYPNLRQAFTYQDKLYCVPKDSSTLALIINTDLWSKAGLTDADIPTTWEQLTAAAQKLEAKNVVPLALGDTRDRIGAFLVQSGGWLVSDDGKQATADTPENVAALTYVQGLLKDGLAKYPSALDAGWAGEAFGKGKAAMTVEGNWIKGALSADFPDVKYTVKELPAGPKGKGTLSFTQCWGIAAKSKFKDQAIKFVEAMTTTEQQLSYAKAFGVMPSRQSAQTQYTSEFPADAPFVAGAAYGHGPVNAPKMDSVLADFDTGLQGLATAKPQEVLQRFQKNAQTALGG; from the coding sequence ATGAGACGCAGCAGACTTGTCACGGCGGTCGCGGCCGCCCTCCTCCTGACCACCACGGCCTGTGGCAGCGGCTTCGACGACAACGGCGGCAGCACCACACAGCAGAGCAGCGGTCCCGCCGACCTGAAGATCATGATTGCGTCGTCCGGCGACGCGGAGACCAAGGCCGTCAACGACGCGACCGCCAAGTGGGCCGCCGCCAGTGGCAACAAGGCCACGGTCACGCCGGCGCAGGACATCGTCCAGCAGCTCGGTCAGGCACTGGCCGGCAGCACCCCGCCCGACGTGTTCTACGTCGACGCGGCCCGGTTCGCCGACTACGCCAGCGTGGGGGCACTCGAGCCGTACGCGGACAAGATCTCGAACGTCGACGACTTCTACCCCAATCTGCGGCAAGCGTTCACCTACCAGGACAAGCTCTACTGCGTACCGAAGGACTCCTCGACGCTGGCCCTGATCATCAACACGGACCTGTGGTCGAAGGCGGGACTCACCGACGCCGACATCCCCACGACGTGGGAGCAGCTGACCGCGGCCGCGCAGAAACTCGAGGCCAAGAACGTCGTCCCGCTCGCGCTCGGAGACACCCGCGACCGGATCGGCGCATTCCTGGTGCAGTCCGGCGGCTGGCTGGTCAGCGACGACGGCAAGCAGGCCACCGCGGACACCCCGGAGAACGTCGCCGCGCTGACCTACGTCCAGGGCCTGCTCAAGGACGGTCTGGCCAAATATCCGAGCGCGCTCGACGCCGGCTGGGCCGGTGAGGCCTTCGGCAAGGGCAAGGCCGCGATGACCGTCGAGGGCAACTGGATCAAGGGGGCGTTGTCCGCCGACTTCCCCGACGTCAAATACACCGTCAAGGAGCTGCCGGCCGGTCCCAAGGGCAAGGGCACCCTGTCGTTCACCCAGTGCTGGGGCATCGCCGCCAAGAGCAAGTTCAAGGACCAGGCGATCAAGTTCGTCGAGGCGATGACCACCACCGAACAGCAGCTCTCGTACGCCAAAGCCTTCGGCGTGATGCCCTCGCGTCAGTCGGCGCAGACGCAGTACACCAGCGAGTTCCCGGCCGACGCGCCGTTCGTCGCCGGTGCCGCGTACGGCCACGGCCCGGTCAACGCGCCCAAGATGGACAGCGTCCTGGCCGACTTCGACACGGGTCTGCAGGGGCTGGCGACGGCCAAGCCGCAGGAGGTCCTGCAGCGCTTCCAGAAGAACGCCCAGACGGCTCTCGGCGGCTGA